A part of Variovorax sp. HW608 genomic DNA contains:
- a CDS encoding YybH family protein has translation MSTKTRLRAATVGGTADDVEAAFYEALQRGDVDALMDCWADEDEIFCVHPGGPRLVGADAIRAAFEHMFGNGGAIHATPARVRKVESLASAVHNVLERIEVLTPDGHKHGFVLATNVYHKTAQGWRMVAHHASPGSAQEPGDVAETPQTLH, from the coding sequence ATGTCCACCAAAACCAGACTCCGCGCCGCCACCGTCGGCGGCACCGCCGACGACGTCGAGGCGGCTTTCTACGAGGCTCTGCAACGCGGCGACGTCGACGCGCTGATGGATTGCTGGGCCGACGAGGACGAGATCTTCTGCGTCCATCCCGGCGGCCCGCGGCTGGTGGGCGCCGACGCGATCCGCGCCGCCTTCGAGCACATGTTCGGCAACGGCGGCGCGATCCACGCCACGCCCGCGCGCGTGCGCAAGGTCGAATCGCTCGCGAGCGCCGTGCACAACGTGCTCGAACGCATCGAGGTGCTGACCCCCGACGGGCACAAGCACGGCTTCGTGCTCGCCACCAACGTCTATCACAAGACCGCCCAGGGATGGCGCATGGTCGCGCACCATGCGAGCCCGGGCAGCGCACAGGAGCCGGGCGACGTCGCCGAGACGCCGCAGACCCTTCATTGA
- a CDS encoding ABC transporter permease has product MPPEPPPRTEAQAQHRAEARPRWTERLHGFGPVIGLVLLCIAGTLLNSDFATLDNAMNVLTRTAFIGIIAVGMCFVIISGGIDLSVGSMAALIAGCVIMFINALGPLLGSPVLAVMLGALLAVALGAVFGLAHGLLITKGRIEPFIVTLGTLGIFRAYLTYFANGGALTLDNELSDVYAPVYYASLLGVPIPVWVFLVVAVIGGLILNRTAYGRYVQAIGSNEQVARYAAVGVDGVKVLTYVFLGVCVGIATLLYVPRLGSASPTTGLLWELEAIAAVIVGGTALKGGSGSVVGTVIGAILLSVISNILNLTSIISVYLNAAVQGFVIIVVAFLQRGRR; this is encoded by the coding sequence ATGCCACCGGAACCGCCACCCCGCACTGAGGCGCAGGCGCAGCACCGCGCCGAGGCCAGGCCGCGCTGGACCGAGCGCCTGCACGGCTTCGGGCCGGTCATCGGCCTCGTGCTGCTGTGCATCGCGGGCACCCTGCTCAACAGCGATTTCGCGACGCTCGACAACGCGATGAACGTGCTCACGCGCACCGCCTTCATCGGCATCATCGCGGTGGGCATGTGCTTCGTGATCATCTCGGGCGGCATCGACCTGTCGGTGGGCTCGATGGCGGCGCTGATCGCCGGCTGCGTGATCATGTTCATCAACGCGCTCGGGCCGCTGCTCGGATCGCCGGTGCTTGCGGTGATGCTGGGCGCGCTGCTCGCCGTGGCGCTCGGGGCGGTGTTCGGCCTCGCGCACGGCCTGCTCATCACCAAGGGACGGATCGAGCCCTTCATCGTCACGCTCGGCACGCTGGGCATCTTCCGCGCCTACCTGACCTACTTCGCCAACGGCGGCGCGCTCACGCTCGACAACGAGCTGTCGGATGTCTACGCGCCGGTCTACTACGCGAGCCTGCTCGGCGTGCCGATCCCGGTCTGGGTCTTCCTCGTCGTCGCGGTGATCGGCGGGCTGATCCTCAACCGCACGGCCTATGGGCGCTACGTGCAGGCCATCGGCTCGAACGAGCAGGTCGCGCGCTACGCGGCGGTCGGCGTCGATGGCGTGAAGGTGCTGACCTATGTGTTCCTCGGCGTCTGCGTCGGCATCGCGACGCTGCTCTACGTGCCGCGGCTCGGCTCGGCGTCGCCGACCACCGGCCTGTTGTGGGAGCTCGAAGCGATCGCTGCGGTGATCGTCGGCGGCACCGCGCTCAAGGGTGGATCGGGCAGCGTCGTCGGCACGGTGATCGGCGCAATCCTGCTCTCGGTCATCAGCAACATCCTGAACCTCACCAGCATCATCAGCGTCTACCTCAACGCGGCGGTGCAGGGCTTCGTGATCATCGTCGTCGCGTTCCTCCAGCGGGGCCGCCGATGA
- a CDS encoding TPM domain-containing protein: MSMVRIRFALTALLLFAAALLSGHALAQGLLPVPKLDARVIDQTGTLTPSERAALEAKLQAFEQQKGSQIVMLMVPTTAPEDIASYANRVGNTWKIGRREVGDGILVIVAKNDRKMRIEVAKTLEGAVPDLAAAHIIDEAMKPRFRQNDFAGGLDAAADQLIARVKGEALPEVDARGGDFGGEGRGGGGGGGFNFQDLAVFFFIAVMVGGPILRRIFGKIPGSLAMGGITGFVVMMLTSSIVIAVLAGLAALLFTLLSMAFGAGPMRRGGGLGGLGGGWGAGRGGGGGWGGGGSSGGGGGFGSGGGGDFGGGGASGDW; this comes from the coding sequence ATGTCGATGGTCCGCATCCGCTTTGCATTGACCGCACTGCTGCTGTTCGCGGCGGCGCTGCTGAGCGGGCATGCGCTGGCGCAGGGCCTGCTGCCGGTGCCGAAGCTCGATGCGCGCGTGATCGACCAGACCGGCACGCTCACCCCATCGGAGCGCGCCGCGCTCGAAGCCAAGCTGCAGGCCTTCGAGCAGCAGAAGGGCTCGCAGATCGTGATGCTGATGGTGCCGACCACCGCGCCCGAGGACATCGCGAGCTACGCCAACCGCGTCGGCAATACCTGGAAGATCGGGCGGCGCGAGGTCGGCGACGGCATCCTCGTGATCGTCGCCAAGAACGACCGCAAGATGCGCATCGAGGTCGCCAAGACGCTCGAAGGCGCGGTGCCCGACCTCGCGGCGGCGCACATCATCGACGAGGCGATGAAGCCGCGCTTCCGCCAGAACGACTTCGCGGGCGGGCTCGATGCGGCGGCGGACCAGCTCATCGCGCGCGTCAAGGGCGAGGCGCTGCCGGAGGTCGATGCGCGCGGCGGCGACTTCGGCGGCGAGGGCCGCGGCGGCGGCGGCGGCGGCGGGTTCAACTTTCAGGACCTCGCCGTGTTCTTCTTCATTGCCGTGATGGTCGGCGGGCCGATCCTGCGCCGCATCTTCGGCAAGATCCCGGGCTCGCTGGCGATGGGCGGGATCACCGGCTTCGTCGTGATGATGCTGACGTCGAGCATCGTGATCGCGGTGCTGGCGGGGCTGGCCGCGCTGCTGTTCACGCTGCTGTCGATGGCCTTCGGCGCCGGTCCGATGCGGCGCGGCGGCGGTCTCGGCGGTCTCGGCGGCGGCTGGGGCGCCGGACGTGGCGGTGGCGGCGGCTGGGGCGGCGGTGGTTCGTCCGGCGGCGGGGGCGGCTTCGGCTCGGGCGGCGGCGGCGACTTCGGCGGCGGCGGCGCCTCGGGGGACTGGTAG
- a CDS encoding sugar ABC transporter ATP-binding protein, giving the protein MTGSAAIATPRQKAAVSVEFDHVVKAFGPVQVLHGVSFSLAPGRVYGLLGENGAGKSTLMKILAGYEPLTDGILRVNGQAQQFESSRDAEALGIVLIHQEFNLAEHLTIAQNIFLGHEKKMSPLGRLFATSVPRGEQGSLGRPGASKGWLLDDATMARDAAAALAEVGLHIDPATKVRRLIVAEKQLVEIAKALSRHARLLIMDEPTATLTPGETERLFRLIAQLRADGVTVVYISHKLDEVERVTDEVIVMRDGRFVARALTPDVTRHQMANLMVGRELADLYPPRDKVVAHAAPAMRVSRFSVPGWAEDASFEVRPGEILGFAGLVGAGRTELFEGLLGLRPASGQVEIHGKAVQLRNPREAAKHGLTYLSEDRKGKGLHVNLGLRQNLTLMALERYATPWLHPDAERSALAAAVKDYGIRTGDLDARASSLSGGNQQKLALAKVLQPRPKIVVLDEPTRGVDVGAKRDIYFLIQRLAREGLAVIVVSSELMELIGLCHRVAVMRAGHLVTTLNAENLTEEELIAHATGTATPH; this is encoded by the coding sequence ATGACGGGCAGCGCCGCGATCGCCACACCGCGGCAGAAAGCCGCCGTTTCCGTCGAGTTCGACCACGTGGTGAAAGCCTTCGGCCCGGTGCAGGTGCTGCACGGCGTGAGCTTCTCGCTCGCGCCTGGCCGGGTGTACGGCCTGCTCGGCGAGAACGGCGCCGGCAAGTCGACCCTGATGAAGATCCTCGCGGGCTACGAGCCGCTCACGGACGGCATCCTGCGCGTCAACGGCCAGGCGCAGCAGTTCGAGAGTTCGCGCGATGCGGAGGCATTGGGCATCGTCCTGATCCACCAGGAATTCAATCTCGCGGAACACCTCACCATCGCGCAGAACATCTTCCTCGGCCATGAAAAGAAGATGTCGCCCCTTGGCCGTCTCTTCGCGACGTCCGTCCCCCGAGGGGAGCAAGGAAGCTTGGGGCGGCCCGGCGCTTCCAAGGGCTGGCTGCTCGACGATGCGACGATGGCCCGCGATGCCGCCGCCGCGCTCGCCGAGGTCGGCCTCCACATCGACCCGGCCACCAAGGTGCGCCGCCTGATCGTCGCCGAGAAGCAGCTCGTGGAGATCGCGAAGGCGCTCTCGCGCCACGCGCGCCTCTTGATCATGGACGAGCCGACCGCCACGCTCACGCCCGGCGAAACCGAACGACTCTTCAGGCTCATCGCCCAGTTGCGCGCCGACGGCGTGACGGTGGTCTACATCTCGCACAAGCTCGACGAAGTCGAGCGCGTCACCGACGAAGTGATCGTGATGCGCGATGGCCGCTTCGTCGCCCGCGCGCTCACGCCGGATGTGACGCGGCACCAGATGGCGAACCTGATGGTCGGCCGCGAGCTGGCCGACCTCTATCCGCCGCGCGACAAGGTGGTGGCGCACGCCGCACCCGCGATGCGCGTGAGCCGCTTCAGCGTGCCCGGCTGGGCGGAGGATGCGAGCTTCGAGGTGCGACCGGGCGAGATCCTCGGCTTCGCCGGCCTCGTCGGCGCGGGGCGCACCGAGCTGTTCGAGGGCCTTCTGGGACTGCGCCCCGCCAGCGGCCAGGTCGAGATCCACGGCAAGGCCGTTCAGCTGCGCAATCCGCGCGAGGCCGCGAAGCACGGCCTCACCTACCTCAGCGAGGACCGCAAGGGCAAGGGCCTGCACGTCAACCTCGGCCTGCGCCAGAACCTCACCCTGATGGCGCTCGAACGCTACGCCACGCCATGGCTTCACCCCGACGCCGAGCGCAGCGCGCTCGCGGCCGCGGTGAAGGACTACGGCATCCGCACCGGCGACCTCGATGCGCGCGCCTCGTCGCTGTCCGGCGGCAACCAGCAGAAGCTCGCGCTCGCGAAGGTGCTGCAGCCCAGGCCGAAGATCGTGGTGCTCGACGAACCCACGCGCGGCGTCGATGTCGGCGCCAAGCGCGACATCTATTTCCTGATCCAGCGCCTCGCGCGCGAAGGGCTCGCGGTGATCGTGGTCTCGTCCGAACTGATGGAACTGATCGGCCTGTGCCACCGCGTCGCGGTGATGCGCGCCGGCCATCTCGTGACCACGTTGAACGCCGAGAACCTGACAGAAGAGGAACTCATCGCTCATGCCACCGGAACCGCCACCCCGCACTGA
- a CDS encoding LemA family protein, producing MMMKRWLMIILAALALSGCGYNDFQRLDEASKSAWSEVLNQYQRRADLVPNIVATVKGEANFEQETLTRVIEARAKATSIQVTPETLNNPEAFNKFQQAQGELSSALSRLMAVSEQYPNLKANQAFRDLRVTLEGTENRITVARNRYIQTVQEYNVLARSFPTNLTAKVFNYEPKPNFSVQNEAQISTPPTVDFSAPKK from the coding sequence ATGATGATGAAACGCTGGCTGATGATCATCCTCGCCGCACTCGCCCTCTCGGGCTGCGGCTACAACGACTTCCAGCGACTCGACGAGGCCAGCAAGTCGGCCTGGAGCGAGGTGCTCAACCAGTACCAGCGCCGCGCCGACCTGGTGCCGAACATCGTGGCCACGGTCAAGGGCGAAGCCAACTTCGAGCAGGAAACGCTGACCCGGGTGATCGAGGCGCGCGCCAAGGCCACCTCGATCCAGGTGACGCCCGAGACGCTCAACAACCCCGAGGCCTTCAACAAGTTCCAGCAGGCGCAGGGCGAGCTGTCGAGCGCGCTGTCGCGGCTGATGGCGGTGTCGGAGCAATACCCCAACCTCAAGGCCAACCAGGCCTTCCGCGACCTGCGCGTGACGCTCGAAGGCACCGAGAACCGCATCACCGTGGCGCGCAACCGCTACATCCAGACGGTCCAGGAATACAACGTGCTCGCGCGCAGCTTCCCGACCAACCTGACGGCGAAGGTCTTCAACTACGAGCCCAAGCCCAACTTCTCGGTGCAGAACGAGGCCCAGATCTCGACGCCGCCCACGGTCGACTTCAGCGCGCCGAAGAAGTAA
- a CDS encoding DUF2946 family protein, with amino-acid sequence MDDIVRQALAKWPNVPHCYGWLGLDARGNWYLRDAPTQAAGPFAASKGSMVRHEKLIEFIQRNYERDGQGQWFFQNGPQRVYVELEATPWIWRVAEDLSVRSHAGEPVEPSACLLDEDGKLYLLASIGLGLVHTLDVGLASEAVEQGRWVPEDVRAADLPARFGYVTSPAASR; translated from the coding sequence ATGGACGACATCGTCAGACAGGCCCTGGCCAAGTGGCCGAACGTGCCGCATTGCTACGGCTGGCTCGGCCTCGATGCGCGCGGCAACTGGTATCTGCGCGATGCGCCCACGCAGGCCGCCGGCCCCTTCGCGGCGTCGAAGGGCTCGATGGTCCGGCACGAGAAGCTGATCGAATTCATCCAGCGCAACTACGAGCGCGACGGGCAGGGCCAGTGGTTCTTCCAGAACGGGCCGCAGCGCGTCTATGTCGAGCTCGAAGCGACGCCGTGGATCTGGCGCGTCGCCGAGGACCTGTCGGTGCGCTCGCACGCGGGCGAGCCCGTCGAGCCCTCGGCCTGCCTGCTCGACGAGGACGGCAAGCTGTACCTCCTCGCGTCGATCGGCCTCGGCCTCGTGCACACGCTGGACGTCGGCCTGGCGTCGGAGGCGGTCGAGCAGGGCCGGTGGGTGCCCGAGGACGTCCGCGCGGCCGATCTGCCGGCCCGCTTCGGCTACGTGACGAGCCCGGCGGCCTCGCGCTGA
- a CDS encoding c-type cytochrome: MSDEVHYQATEEAHTGPIKNPRQLLIAVFFSFLAPILIIAGLVSYVVSGTRPSGEAQGEGLALTGVSKDVRDRDVAERLKKVGSIEIRDANRALATGEAVFKAQCVTCHGSPGIPGAPHFSDAAAWGPRIGQGYATLLDHALKGKNAMPPQGGGDFEDVEIGRAVVYMANAGGANFPVPDKAAAAPAEGAATADAAKPAEGAAK, from the coding sequence ATGAGCGACGAAGTGCACTACCAGGCCACAGAAGAAGCCCACACCGGACCGATCAAGAATCCCCGGCAACTCCTGATAGCGGTATTTTTCTCATTCCTCGCTCCCATCCTGATCATCGCGGGCTTGGTCTCGTACGTGGTCTCGGGGACCCGCCCCTCGGGTGAGGCACAGGGCGAGGGCCTGGCGCTCACCGGCGTGTCGAAGGACGTGCGCGACCGCGATGTCGCCGAGCGCCTGAAGAAGGTCGGCTCCATCGAGATCCGCGACGCCAACCGTGCGCTCGCCACCGGCGAAGCCGTGTTCAAGGCCCAGTGCGTGACCTGCCATGGCTCCCCCGGCATTCCCGGCGCGCCGCACTTCAGCGACGCCGCGGCCTGGGGCCCCCGCATCGGCCAGGGCTACGCGACGCTGCTCGACCACGCGCTCAAGGGCAAGAACGCGATGCCTCCGCAAGGCGGCGGCGATTTCGAGGACGTGGAAATCGGCCGCGCCGTGGTCTACATGGCCAATGCCGGCGGCGCCAACTTCCCGGTGCCGGACAAGGCCGCCGCCGCGCCGGCCGAGGGCGCCGCGACCGCCGATGCAGCCAAGCCTGCGGAAGGCGCCGCCAAGTAA
- a CDS encoding TPM domain-containing protein, giving the protein MATLTSRIARIWRHRWVDEAHVRRALPADALKRLTQRVGASERRHSGEIRICVEAGLPMSYLWRDATARERAIMMFSKLRVWDTANNNGVLIYLLLADHAIEIVADRGIDLHVNDAAWAATARRMGEAFREGRFEDGLTQALEEVSALLIEHFPLAEGEKDSNELPDAPVIL; this is encoded by the coding sequence ATGGCAACGCTCACTTCACGCATCGCGCGCATCTGGCGCCATCGCTGGGTCGACGAGGCCCATGTGCGGCGCGCGCTGCCGGCCGACGCGCTCAAGCGCCTGACGCAACGCGTCGGCGCGAGCGAGCGGCGGCACAGCGGCGAGATCCGCATCTGCGTCGAGGCCGGGCTGCCGATGTCCTACCTGTGGCGCGATGCGACGGCACGCGAGCGGGCGATCATGATGTTCAGCAAGCTGCGCGTCTGGGACACGGCGAACAACAACGGCGTGCTGATCTACCTGCTCCTGGCCGACCATGCGATCGAGATCGTGGCCGATCGCGGCATCGACCTGCACGTGAACGACGCGGCCTGGGCCGCGACGGCCAGGCGCATGGGCGAGGCGTTCCGCGAAGGGCGCTTCGAGGACGGGCTCACGCAGGCGCTCGAAGAGGTCTCCGCGCTGCTGATCGAGCACTTTCCGCTCGCCGAGGGCGAGAAGGACAGCAACGAGCTGCCGGATGCGCCGGTGATCCTCTGA
- a CDS encoding Gfo/Idh/MocA family protein, which translates to MTKLRYAMVGGGRDAFIGAVHRKAIALDGQAELVAGALSSSPEKAKASGRDLFLAEDRNHGDWRSLLDDELKRPAHERIDFVSIVTPNHMHFPVAQAFVDAGFHVVCDKPLVHTRAQADALVEAVARQGTVFCVTYNYTGYPMVRQAREMVRSGELGEVRKIVVEYNQGWLATRLEGAGNKQAAWRSDPAQSGAAGAIGDIGSHAENLVATVTGLEIESLCADLSSFVPGRPLDDDGSLLLRFKGGARGVLVASQINAGLENDLRLRVSGALGTLEWRQERPSELTHLPHDGPRRVFTRGTPWLCESARRASRLPSGHPEGFIEAFANLYGGVIADIRAKLAGVAADPLAADYPRVEDGARGVRFIERTVASAQSQAKWTAW; encoded by the coding sequence ATGACTAAATTGCGTTACGCCATGGTGGGTGGCGGGCGCGATGCCTTCATCGGTGCGGTGCACCGCAAGGCGATCGCGCTCGATGGGCAGGCCGAGCTGGTGGCCGGGGCGCTTTCCTCGAGCCCGGAGAAGGCGAAGGCTTCGGGCCGCGACCTGTTCCTGGCCGAGGACCGCAACCACGGCGACTGGCGCAGCCTGCTCGACGACGAGCTGAAGCGGCCGGCGCACGAGCGCATCGACTTCGTCTCGATCGTCACGCCCAACCACATGCACTTCCCGGTGGCGCAGGCCTTCGTGGACGCGGGCTTTCACGTGGTGTGCGACAAGCCGCTGGTGCACACGCGCGCACAGGCCGATGCGCTGGTGGAGGCGGTCGCGCGCCAGGGCACTGTCTTTTGCGTGACCTACAACTACACCGGCTATCCGATGGTGCGGCAGGCGCGCGAGATGGTGCGCTCGGGCGAGCTCGGCGAAGTCCGCAAGATCGTCGTCGAATACAACCAGGGCTGGCTCGCGACGCGCCTCGAAGGCGCGGGCAACAAGCAGGCCGCGTGGCGCAGCGATCCGGCGCAAAGCGGCGCGGCCGGTGCCATCGGCGACATCGGCTCGCATGCCGAGAACCTCGTGGCCACCGTGACCGGCCTGGAAATCGAAAGCCTCTGCGCCGACCTGAGTTCCTTCGTGCCCGGCCGGCCGCTCGATGACGACGGCAGCCTGTTGCTGCGGTTCAAGGGCGGCGCGCGCGGCGTGCTGGTCGCTTCGCAGATCAACGCCGGGCTCGAGAACGACCTGCGCCTGCGCGTCTCCGGCGCGCTCGGCACGCTCGAATGGCGGCAGGAGCGGCCGAGCGAGCTCACGCATCTGCCGCACGACGGGCCCAGGCGCGTTTTCACGCGCGGCACGCCCTGGCTGTGTGAATCGGCGCGGCGCGCGAGCCGGCTGCCGAGCGGGCATCCGGAAGGCTTCATCGAGGCCTTCGCCAACCTCTACGGCGGCGTGATCGCGGACATCCGCGCGAAGCTGGCCGGCGTCGCCGCCGATCCGCTCGCGGCCGACTATCCGCGGGTGGAGGACGGCGCGCGCGGCGTGCGCTTCATCGAACGCACGGTGGCCTCGGCGCAGAGCCAAGCCAAGTGGACCGCATGGTGA
- a CDS encoding YheT family hydrolase translates to MQYVAPRWLPGGNLQTIWAALYGRRVMAPLPPYRRERWTAPDGDFIDVDFLEAKGPGPRPLLVLFHGLEGSSRSHYAEAFAAFALERGWDYAVPHFRGCSGEINLAPRAYHSGDFEEIDWILARLHEGREAIRAVGVSLGGNALMRWAEESGSEASKRVRAVASICAPLDLAAGGTAIGQGFNRLVYTPMFLSTMKPKALAKLAQHPGLFDRDALLAARDLHDFDDVFTAPLHGFRDADDYWRRGSAKPHLHRIEIPALVVNAVNDPFVPAASLPRPGEVGRHVTLWQPAHGGHVGFPLGFPPGHVRGMPERVIAWLADK, encoded by the coding sequence ATGCAGTACGTCGCACCGCGCTGGTTGCCCGGCGGCAACCTCCAGACTATCTGGGCCGCCCTGTACGGCCGGCGCGTGATGGCGCCGCTGCCGCCGTACCGGCGCGAACGCTGGACCGCGCCGGACGGCGACTTCATCGACGTCGATTTCCTCGAAGCCAAGGGCCCGGGCCCGCGGCCGCTGCTGGTGCTCTTCCATGGGCTCGAAGGCTCGTCGCGCAGCCACTACGCCGAGGCCTTCGCGGCCTTCGCGCTGGAGCGCGGCTGGGACTACGCGGTGCCGCATTTCCGCGGCTGCAGCGGCGAGATCAACCTCGCGCCGCGCGCCTACCACTCGGGCGATTTCGAGGAGATCGACTGGATCCTCGCGCGCCTGCACGAGGGCCGCGAGGCCATCCGCGCGGTGGGCGTCTCGCTCGGCGGCAATGCGCTCATGCGCTGGGCGGAAGAGTCGGGCAGCGAGGCTTCCAAGCGCGTGCGCGCGGTGGCCTCGATCTGCGCGCCGCTCGACTTGGCGGCCGGTGGCACCGCGATCGGGCAGGGCTTCAACCGGCTGGTCTACACGCCGATGTTCCTCTCGACCATGAAGCCCAAGGCGCTCGCCAAGCTGGCGCAGCACCCGGGCCTCTTCGACCGCGATGCGCTCCTCGCGGCGCGCGACCTGCACGACTTCGACGACGTCTTCACCGCGCCGCTGCACGGCTTTCGCGATGCCGACGACTACTGGCGCCGCGGCTCGGCCAAGCCGCACCTGCACCGGATCGAGATCCCGGCGCTGGTCGTGAATGCGGTCAACGATCCCTTCGTGCCCGCCGCCAGCCTGCCGCGGCCGGGCGAGGTCGGCCGCCATGTCACGCTCTGGCAGCCGGCCCACGGCGGCCATGTCGGCTTTCCGCTCGGCTTTCCGCCCGGCCATGTGCGCGGCATGCCCGAACGAGTCATAGCCTGGCTCGCGGATAAGTAA
- a CDS encoding substrate-binding domain-containing protein: protein MVLGAVAAASFAAFPVLAAAEPVHLGVSIPAATHSFMGGINYWANQAKKDLEKEHKDLKITIKTAANAPEQANQLQDLSTVSKINALVIFPFESAALTKPVAQVKAKGIYVTVVDRGLTDTSAQDAYVAGDNTAFGKIPAEYLAKKLGGKGNIVALRGIPTTLDNERMDAFNSVMKNYPDIKLLDAKYANWNRDDAFKVTQDYLTRFKNIDAIWAADDDMAVGVLKAIEQAKRDDIKVIFGGAGAKGMVKTIIDGKDKRIDADVSYSPKFIYDAIKLTAEARLKGEKLPATTIIPSVLITKENAKDFYHPDSPF, encoded by the coding sequence ATGGTCCTCGGTGCGGTTGCCGCGGCGAGCTTCGCCGCGTTTCCCGTCCTCGCGGCTGCGGAGCCGGTGCACCTGGGCGTGTCGATCCCGGCCGCGACGCACAGCTTCATGGGCGGCATCAACTACTGGGCCAACCAGGCGAAGAAGGACCTCGAGAAAGAGCACAAGGACCTGAAGATCACGATCAAGACCGCGGCCAATGCGCCCGAGCAGGCGAACCAGCTGCAGGACCTCTCGACCGTGAGCAAGATCAACGCGCTCGTGATCTTCCCGTTCGAGTCGGCGGCGCTCACCAAGCCGGTGGCGCAGGTCAAGGCCAAGGGCATCTACGTGACGGTGGTCGACCGCGGCCTGACCGACACCAGCGCGCAGGACGCCTACGTCGCCGGCGACAACACCGCCTTCGGCAAGATCCCGGCCGAATACCTCGCGAAGAAGCTCGGCGGCAAGGGCAACATCGTGGCGCTGCGCGGCATCCCGACCACGCTCGACAACGAGCGCATGGACGCCTTCAACAGCGTGATGAAGAACTACCCAGACATCAAGCTGCTCGATGCCAAGTACGCCAACTGGAACCGCGACGACGCCTTCAAGGTCACGCAGGACTACCTGACGCGCTTCAAGAACATCGATGCGATCTGGGCCGCCGACGACGACATGGCGGTGGGCGTGCTCAAGGCCATCGAGCAGGCCAAGCGCGACGACATCAAGGTGATCTTCGGCGGCGCGGGCGCCAAGGGCATGGTCAAGACCATCATCGACGGCAAGGACAAGCGCATCGATGCCGACGTGAGCTATTCGCCGAAGTTCATCTACGACGCGATCAAGCTCACGGCCGAAGCGCGGCTGAAGGGCGAGAAGCTGCCGGCGACGACGATCATTCCTTCGGTCCTGATCACCAAGGAAAACGCCAAGGACTTCTACCACCCGGACTCGCCGTTCTGA
- a CDS encoding ABC transporter substrate-binding protein — protein MFSAHYWKFRASTWSAWALVLACLAGPACAPARAALPEEYPSNYGAVVLAARDEGKVVVYSTTDRSAVAALIHDFETLYPGVKVDYEKINSPELYHRYLSETAANQPSADVLWSSAMDLQMKLANDDYAQRYRSPEADHLPEWAVWRDSAYGTTFEPVVFVYNKRFVTGSDIPQTHADFARLITTQHDKYAGNVATYDLERSGVGLLFATQDSRVQPGFWDLVKALHGAGVKYESNTSVMVQRIVSGQYYLGYNLIGSYAMTRARRDPSIGIVLPKDYTLVMSRIALLSKTARHPNAGKLWLDYLLSKRGQTVLSTRAELFSIRTDVAGEFTAATLRQELGTSLKAIGVGPSLLVFLDHAKQAEFMRRWGQDAGASAELK, from the coding sequence ATGTTCTCAGCGCATTATTGGAAGTTTCGCGCGTCTACCTGGAGCGCGTGGGCGTTGGTGCTTGCATGCCTCGCCGGACCGGCCTGCGCGCCGGCACGTGCCGCGCTGCCGGAGGAATATCCCTCGAACTACGGAGCCGTGGTTCTGGCCGCCCGCGACGAAGGCAAGGTCGTCGTGTACTCGACGACCGATCGGTCTGCCGTGGCGGCGCTTATTCACGACTTCGAGACTTTGTATCCCGGCGTCAAGGTCGACTACGAAAAAATCAACAGCCCGGAGCTTTACCACCGATACCTTTCCGAGACCGCGGCGAACCAGCCATCGGCCGACGTGCTTTGGAGTTCGGCGATGGATCTCCAGATGAAGCTCGCGAACGACGACTACGCGCAAAGATATCGGTCGCCCGAGGCGGACCACCTGCCGGAGTGGGCCGTGTGGCGCGATTCAGCCTATGGCACCACGTTCGAACCTGTCGTGTTCGTCTACAACAAGCGATTCGTCACGGGTTCGGATATCCCGCAGACGCATGCGGACTTCGCAAGGCTGATCACCACGCAACACGACAAGTACGCCGGCAACGTTGCCACATACGATCTGGAACGTTCGGGCGTTGGCCTTCTTTTCGCGACGCAAGACAGCCGCGTTCAGCCGGGTTTCTGGGACCTGGTCAAGGCGCTCCACGGCGCAGGGGTCAAGTACGAATCCAACACCTCGGTGATGGTGCAGCGGATCGTCTCGGGGCAATACTATCTGGGCTACAACCTGATCGGGTCCTACGCGATGACCCGGGCGCGCCGGGACCCTTCGATCGGGATCGTCCTGCCCAAGGACTACACACTGGTCATGTCGCGCATTGCCCTGCTGTCAAAAACCGCGCGGCATCCCAACGCCGGCAAGCTCTGGCTCGACTACCTCTTGTCCAAGCGCGGGCAGACCGTGCTGTCCACCCGAGCGGAGTTGTTCTCCATCCGCACCGACGTCGCCGGTGAATTCACCGCGGCCACGCTCCGACAAGAGCTCGGCACCTCGCTGAAGGCCATCGGCGTCGGGCCGTCGCTGCTCGTGTTTCTCGACCATGCCAAGCAAGCCGAGTTCATGCGGCGCTGGGGGCAAGACGCCGGAGCCAGCGCGGAGCTCAAGTAG